In Arthrobacter sp. SLBN-112, a genomic segment contains:
- a CDS encoding slipin family protein — protein MDPTTVIVIVLVILLLIVAKMSIRIVRQYEKGVLFRLGRVIGVRDPGLRLIIPVIDRLPLVSLRIVTMPIQSQGIITQDNVSVDVSAVAYYRVVDAVKSVIAIENVAAAIDQIAQTTLRKVVGRHTLDQTLSETERINVDIREILDVLTVEWGVEVTLVELKDIQLPESMKRAMARQAEAEREKRAKIIAAEGEAIAATALGDASDTMMAHPLALQLRNLQSLVEIGVDKNTTVVFPAPLMSTIGELSAFLARENQAASTGGKSPIKAA, from the coding sequence ATGGACCCCACCACCGTCATTGTTATCGTCCTCGTCATCCTGCTGCTCATCGTCGCGAAGATGTCCATCCGGATCGTGCGCCAATACGAGAAGGGCGTGCTGTTCCGGCTTGGCAGGGTCATCGGTGTCAGGGACCCTGGCCTGCGGCTGATCATCCCGGTCATCGACCGGCTGCCTCTGGTCAGCCTCCGGATCGTGACCATGCCCATCCAGTCCCAAGGCATCATTACGCAGGACAACGTGAGCGTCGATGTCTCTGCGGTGGCCTACTATCGCGTGGTGGACGCCGTAAAGTCCGTCATCGCGATCGAGAACGTGGCCGCGGCCATCGACCAGATCGCCCAGACCACGTTGCGGAAAGTCGTTGGCCGCCACACCTTGGACCAGACCCTGTCCGAGACCGAGCGGATCAACGTGGATATCCGCGAAATCCTCGACGTACTCACCGTCGAGTGGGGTGTGGAAGTCACCTTGGTGGAGCTGAAGGACATCCAACTGCCTGAAAGCATGAAGCGTGCCATGGCCCGCCAGGCTGAAGCCGAACGTGAAAAGAGGGCGAAGATCATCGCCGCAGAAGGCGAGGCCATCGCAGCAACAGCCCTGGGCGACGCCTCCGACACCATGATGGCGCACCCGCTGGCGTTGCAGCTCCGCAACCTGCAGTCCCTGGTGGAAATCGGCGTCGACAAGAACACCACGGTGGTCTTCCCCGCCCCGCTCATGAGCACCATCGGTGAACTCTCCGCCTTCCTGGCCCGCGAGAACCAGGCAGCATCCACCGGGGGCAAGTCGCCCATCAAAGCGGCGTGA